The Lentisphaerota bacterium genome window below encodes:
- the uvrB gene encoding excinuclease ABC subunit UvrB — protein MKRVSQNDPPDDRDPDEPASSTAFQLESEFQPAGDQSQAITELVSGLELGAPRLTLEGVTGSGKTFTLANVIRAWGRPTLILSHNKTLAAQLFAELKSFFPHNAVEFFISYYDYYQPEAYIPQTDTFIEKDASINKEIERYRMAATNALIGRNDVIVVASVSCIYGLGSPDDYRSMLVDLRQGDEIARDRVLEKLVAIQYTRNDYEPEPGTFRVRGDCVDVFPSYAKDGIRIEFMGDAVETLRSLDPVSGRMGPELKRTLISPARHFVMPREKIEASIGAIRDELDSRVREFEAAGKLLEAQRIKQRTEFDIEMLRELGYCNGIENYSRHLSGRPAGEPPACLLDYFEGDFLTVLDESHVTLPQLRAMYNGDQARKQTLVDWGFRLPSAKDNRPLSFDEFLGRVGPVVFMSATPGPYERQVSVRTVQQVIRPTGLLDPPVEVRPLRGQIDDVMEEIRRTAERGDRVLVTTLTKRTAEDLAQYLHEAGFRVEYLHSDIDAMQRVEILGRLRKGAFDCLIGINLLREGLDLPEVALVAVLDADKEGFLRSETALIQTAGRTARHVNGRVILYADTVTDAMRRMIDTTATRRATQEAYNAAHGIEPKSVSRAIHGQLTTEARGREVEQAVAETPERYDVWEVLAELEREMLAAAEALEFERAAAIRDEIKELRRALK, from the coding sequence ATGAAGCGTGTTTCTCAAAATGATCCGCCGGATGATCGTGACCCGGACGAGCCTGCGTCGTCCACGGCCTTCCAGTTGGAATCGGAGTTCCAGCCGGCCGGTGACCAGTCTCAGGCGATCACGGAGCTGGTGAGCGGACTGGAGCTGGGCGCGCCCCGGCTGACGCTCGAGGGGGTCACGGGCTCGGGCAAGACTTTTACGCTGGCGAATGTCATCCGCGCCTGGGGCCGGCCGACGCTGATCCTCAGCCACAACAAGACGCTGGCGGCGCAGCTCTTCGCCGAGCTGAAGAGTTTCTTCCCGCACAACGCGGTTGAGTTCTTCATCAGTTATTACGATTATTATCAGCCCGAAGCCTACATTCCGCAGACCGACACCTTCATCGAAAAGGACGCCTCGATTAACAAGGAGATTGAGCGCTACCGGATGGCCGCCACCAACGCGCTGATCGGCCGGAATGACGTGATCGTCGTCGCTTCGGTCTCCTGCATCTATGGCCTGGGGTCGCCCGATGATTACCGGTCCATGCTTGTGGATCTGCGTCAGGGCGATGAGATCGCGCGCGACCGGGTGCTGGAAAAGCTGGTCGCCATCCAGTACACGCGCAACGACTACGAGCCCGAACCGGGAACGTTCCGGGTCCGCGGTGACTGCGTGGACGTTTTTCCCTCGTATGCCAAGGACGGTATTCGCATCGAGTTTATGGGCGATGCCGTCGAGACCCTGCGGTCGCTCGATCCGGTCAGCGGTCGCATGGGGCCGGAGTTGAAGCGCACGCTGATTTCCCCAGCCCGCCATTTCGTCATGCCGCGCGAGAAGATCGAGGCCTCCATCGGCGCGATCCGCGACGAACTGGACTCCCGCGTCCGGGAGTTTGAGGCGGCGGGTAAGTTGCTGGAGGCGCAGCGGATCAAGCAGCGGACGGAGTTCGACATCGAAATGCTGCGGGAACTCGGCTATTGCAACGGCATCGAGAACTACTCGCGGCACTTGAGCGGACGTCCGGCAGGCGAACCGCCCGCATGCCTCCTCGATTATTTTGAGGGCGATTTTCTGACGGTGCTCGATGAATCGCATGTGACCCTGCCGCAGCTCCGGGCGATGTACAACGGCGATCAGGCCCGCAAGCAGACGCTGGTGGACTGGGGCTTTCGGCTCCCGTCGGCCAAGGACAACCGCCCGCTCAGCTTCGACGAGTTTCTCGGCCGCGTCGGGCCGGTCGTGTTCATGTCGGCCACACCAGGCCCGTACGAGCGGCAGGTCAGCGTCCGCACGGTGCAGCAGGTGATCCGCCCGACCGGTCTGCTCGATCCGCCAGTCGAGGTGCGTCCGTTGCGCGGACAGATCGACGACGTGATGGAGGAGATCCGCCGCACGGCGGAGCGCGGTGACCGCGTGCTGGTGACGACGCTCACCAAGCGCACGGCCGAGGACCTCGCCCAGTATTTGCATGAGGCTGGCTTTCGCGTGGAATACCTCCATTCCGACATCGACGCGATGCAACGCGTGGAGATCCTCGGCCGCCTGCGCAAGGGGGCGTTTGACTGTCTGATTGGAATCAACCTGCTGCGCGAAGGGCTGGATCTCCCAGAGGTGGCGCTGGTCGCTGTGCTGGACGCCGACAAGGAGGGGTTTCTGCGTTCCGAAACCGCGCTCATCCAGACCGCAGGCCGGACGGCACGACATGTAAACGGGCGGGTGATCCTCTACGCCGACACGGTGACCGACGCGATGCGCCGGATGATCGATACGACGGCGACGCGCCGGGCGACTCAGGAGGCCTATAACGCCGCCCACGGCATCGAACCGAAAAGCGTGAGCCGGGCCATCCACGGGCAGCTCACGACCGAAGCGCGCGGGCGGGAGGTCGAACAAGCCGTTGCCGAGACTCCCGAGCGCTACGATGTCTGGGAAGTGCTGGCGGAGTTGGAACGCGAGATGCTGGCTGCGGCTGAGGCGTTGGAATTCGAACGCGCCGCCGCGATCCGGGATGAGATCAAGGAGCTGCGCCGGGCTCTGAAATAA
- a CDS encoding RND family transporter, which translates to MSFFLKVYRHAVLRMPILTLLVMTAVAGVCVWQARNFFLDASADSLLLEHDPQLRLAREITARYQSSDLLAVTYTPLSGDVFDDGNLTRLARLRDEIRALPEVQGVLSLLDAPLFRNPPVRLSRVTENVRTLEEPGVDRLLARDEIVHSEIYRQQLICTNGRTAVLAITMKENRELDAVHNRRSALLMALDRHEAVAANRAAFERLTPDLRRLQKEDGKRVHATITSLRAILQGYRDSAVIHLGGGPMIADDMLAFVRSDLRIFGLAIFVCIAVILMYFFGSLRWVLLAILCCAYSTLVMVGLLGACSWPVTIISSNFISLLLIITMSLVIHLIVEYRGLIRQNPDLDAVDAVGKTIACKWTPCLYCTLTTIAGFSSLVLCDIKPVKDFGLMMSLALVVSMVTSFILFPAMLVLFPKEAASNERDVGRPVTAWAGRMAERSGRWIVVCTGLIILFIGAGICRLTVENSFAANFRKTSEIYQGMVFIDRELGGTTPVDVIIQLPAEPAPKPPAAAAPEADDDFNEFDEIDKTVASDAYWYTPAKLALARRAHDIVEARPEIGKVSSLASLLKLTDTLNDGVSIDAFELAILIGKLPEFASRMLVTPYVSAPANQLRITARVFDSQPGLRRARFLKALESDLNRGLNLPPESIRLTGTMVLYNGVLQSLFRSQILTLGLTFLLLLAMFLVLFRSLKIALIALFPNFLSSLTVLGFLGAAHIPLDVMTITIASISIGIAVDSTIHYIYRMREEFAACGNYLGAMRASHQSVGSAMYFTSLTIVVGFSLLTFSNFIPSVLFGLLTSLAMVVALLGALTLLPWMLVFLRPFGPEQRPVK; encoded by the coding sequence ATGTCTTTCTTCCTCAAAGTTTACCGACATGCCGTTTTGCGGATGCCGATCCTCACCCTGCTGGTCATGACGGCGGTGGCGGGGGTGTGCGTCTGGCAGGCCCGGAATTTCTTTCTCGATGCATCCGCCGACTCGCTCCTTCTGGAACACGATCCGCAACTGCGGCTGGCTCGCGAGATCACGGCCCGCTATCAATCGTCCGACTTGCTGGCTGTGACCTACACCCCGCTTTCGGGCGATGTGTTTGACGACGGCAATCTCACGCGCCTGGCCCGTCTGCGCGATGAGATCCGAGCCCTTCCAGAGGTCCAGGGCGTCCTCTCTCTGTTGGATGCGCCGCTCTTTCGCAACCCGCCGGTTCGGTTGTCGCGCGTCACGGAGAATGTGCGCACACTGGAGGAGCCCGGCGTTGACCGTCTCCTGGCCCGCGACGAGATCGTCCACAGCGAAATCTACCGACAGCAGTTGATCTGCACCAACGGACGGACCGCCGTGCTCGCGATCACGATGAAGGAAAACCGGGAGCTGGACGCGGTCCATAACCGGCGTAGCGCCCTGCTCATGGCACTGGATCGGCATGAGGCTGTCGCCGCCAACCGCGCCGCCTTCGAGCGGCTGACGCCGGATCTCAGGCGCTTGCAGAAGGAGGATGGCAAACGGGTCCACGCGACAATCACCAGCCTGCGGGCGATCCTGCAGGGCTATCGCGATTCTGCGGTGATCCATCTCGGCGGCGGCCCCATGATCGCCGACGATATGTTGGCCTTTGTCCGGAGCGATCTGCGCATCTTCGGGCTCGCTATCTTTGTCTGTATTGCGGTGATTCTCATGTATTTCTTTGGCAGCTTGCGATGGGTGCTGCTGGCGATTCTATGTTGCGCCTATTCGACGCTCGTCATGGTGGGGCTGTTGGGGGCCTGCTCCTGGCCCGTGACGATCATTTCATCCAACTTTATCTCGCTGTTGCTCATCATCACCATGTCGCTGGTCATTCACCTGATTGTCGAATACCGCGGACTGATCCGCCAAAACCCCGATCTGGATGCGGTTGATGCCGTCGGGAAGACCATTGCGTGCAAGTGGACGCCATGCCTGTATTGCACCCTGACGACCATTGCGGGATTCAGCTCGCTGGTGCTGTGCGACATCAAACCGGTCAAGGACTTCGGGCTCATGATGAGCTTGGCGCTGGTGGTCTCCATGGTGACATCGTTCATCCTGTTTCCCGCCATGCTCGTCCTCTTCCCCAAGGAGGCGGCCTCCAACGAGCGGGATGTCGGACGGCCGGTGACGGCTTGGGCGGGACGCATGGCCGAGCGATCCGGGCGCTGGATCGTCGTGTGCACGGGGCTGATCATCCTGTTCATCGGGGCGGGAATATGCCGCTTAACGGTCGAGAATAGCTTTGCGGCGAATTTTCGAAAAACCTCCGAGATTTATCAGGGCATGGTGTTCATCGACCGGGAACTGGGCGGAACCACGCCGGTGGATGTGATCATTCAATTGCCTGCCGAGCCGGCGCCGAAGCCCCCGGCAGCGGCGGCGCCGGAGGCGGATGACGATTTTAACGAGTTTGATGAGATTGATAAAACCGTGGCGTCGGACGCCTATTGGTACACGCCGGCCAAGCTGGCGCTGGCGCGCCGCGCGCATGATATCGTCGAGGCTCGGCCCGAGATCGGGAAGGTGTCCTCGCTGGCCTCCCTGTTGAAGCTGACCGACACACTGAATGACGGGGTGTCCATCGACGCCTTCGAGTTGGCCATCTTGATCGGCAAACTCCCCGAATTCGCCAGCCGCATGCTGGTGACGCCGTATGTCAGCGCGCCCGCCAATCAATTGCGCATCACGGCGCGCGTGTTTGATTCGCAACCGGGTCTTCGACGCGCCCGCTTTCTCAAAGCGCTGGAAAGCGACCTGAACCGCGGCCTGAATCTGCCTCCGGAGAGCATTCGGCTGACCGGCACCATGGTGCTGTACAACGGGGTGCTCCAAAGCTTGTTTCGCTCGCAGATTCTGACGTTGGGGCTGACGTTCCTGCTGCTGCTGGCAATGTTTCTGGTGCTGTTCCGCTCGCTGAAGATCGCCTTGATCGCCTTGTTTCCCAATTTCTTGTCCTCCCTGACGGTGCTGGGCTTTCTGGGGGCTGCCCATATTCCCCTGGATGTGATGACCATCACCATTGCCTCCATCAGCATCGGCATCGCCGTGGACTCTACGATTCACTACATCTATCGCATGCGCGAGGAGTTTGCCGCATGCGGCAATTATCTGGGTGCCATGCGCGCGTCGCACCAGAGCGTCGGCAGCGCCATGTATTTCACCTCGCTGACGATTGTCGTCGGGTTCTCGCTGCTGACGTTCTCCAATTTCATACCGAGTGTTCTGTTCGGCCTGCTGACCTCCCTGGCGATGGTCGTCGCCTTGCTTGGCGCTCTGACCTTGCTTCCCTGGATGCTGGTGTTTCTGCGGCCGTTTGGCCCGGAACAGCGACCCGTGAAATGA
- a CDS encoding VacJ family lipoprotein gives MRVLTGLRIGLVVCLAVAPVFGQGGDEFDEFEEEIHAKVEDANIPDPLIGINRAFYWGNDKIYFWLLKPVAQGYGAVVPKRGRVALGHFFDNLQFPLRVVNAVLQFKWEGAGTEVGRFAVNSTVGVLGFSDYAYRQWGWRPCREDFGQTFAYYGAGPGIALHLPILGPSNLRDALGKIPAYFVDPLSYIDPSTVGMAVSVGSRVNDTSLSIGFYEKLKANAVDPYSFFKRAYEQRRIKEIKE, from the coding sequence ATGCGTGTGTTGACAGGTTTGCGAATCGGACTGGTGGTGTGTCTAGCGGTTGCCCCCGTGTTTGGCCAGGGGGGGGACGAATTTGACGAATTCGAGGAGGAAATCCATGCCAAGGTCGAAGACGCCAATATTCCGGACCCGTTGATCGGAATCAACCGCGCATTTTACTGGGGCAACGACAAGATCTATTTTTGGTTGCTCAAGCCTGTGGCGCAAGGGTATGGCGCAGTGGTTCCCAAGCGGGGACGCGTCGCGCTTGGTCATTTCTTTGACAATCTGCAGTTTCCGTTGCGCGTGGTCAATGCGGTGCTGCAGTTCAAATGGGAAGGCGCAGGCACGGAGGTGGGACGGTTCGCGGTGAATTCCACCGTGGGCGTATTGGGCTTCTCGGATTATGCCTATCGGCAGTGGGGCTGGCGGCCGTGCCGGGAGGATTTTGGACAGACGTTTGCGTATTATGGCGCCGGGCCTGGAATTGCGCTGCATCTGCCGATTTTGGGTCCGTCCAATTTGCGCGATGCCCTGGGGAAGATCCCCGCCTACTTTGTGGACCCCCTCAGTTATATTGATCCGTCGACCGTTGGGATGGCTGTCAGCGTGGGGTCTCGTGTCAACGACACCTCGCTGTCCATCGGCTTCTATGAAAAGCTGAAGGCAAATGCGGTGGATCCCTACAGCTTCTTCAAACGGGCATACGAGCAGAGGCGGATCAAAGAAATAAAGGAGTAA
- a CDS encoding ABC transporter substrate-binding protein: MRAGRIVLMAVLASSMCLADEVEQTRKVLEGMVAKGVAILKDQQLDSVGKQKQFDGLLEESGHLELMAKLALGKNGWESLSEADRPAFVKSFTDVVKRSYYDKLADQDTATFATEYTGNESIGKGKRALTAVMKSANTQIAVIYKLCLRDERWGIYDVEVEGISLIASYRAQFDDYLAKHAPADLIEELKKGIGVFAAKRDEPAPQKN; this comes from the coding sequence ATGCGGGCAGGACGGATTGTGCTGATGGCGGTTCTTGCATCCTCGATGTGCCTCGCGGATGAGGTCGAGCAGACCCGCAAGGTGCTGGAAGGCATGGTTGCGAAGGGTGTGGCCATCTTGAAGGATCAGCAGTTGGATAGCGTAGGCAAGCAGAAGCAGTTTGACGGTCTGCTGGAGGAGTCGGGACATCTGGAGTTGATGGCCAAGCTCGCACTGGGCAAGAACGGATGGGAGAGCTTGAGTGAGGCGGATCGCCCCGCCTTTGTCAAAAGCTTTACGGATGTGGTGAAGCGCTCCTATTACGACAAGCTCGCTGATCAGGATACGGCGACGTTCGCGACCGAGTACACGGGCAATGAGTCGATCGGGAAAGGGAAGCGCGCCCTGACGGCCGTGATGAAGTCCGCCAATACGCAGATCGCTGTCATCTACAAACTCTGTCTGCGCGACGAGCGCTGGGGTATCTACGATGTGGAGGTCGAGGGAATCAGTCTGATCGCCTCCTACCGGGCGCAATTTGACGACTACCTCGCGAAACATGCGCCCGCGGACTTGATCGAGGAGCTGAAGAAAGGGATCGGCGTGTTTGCGGCCAAGCGGGACGAGCCCGCCCCGCAAAAGAATTGA